The Clostridium sp. DL-VIII DNA window GTCATTTAATATAAAAAATTTTAGAGTAGATTTTAAGGATGAAACTTACGAAGAAGTTGTCAATGTATTAGAACAAATTTCTAATAAAAAGAAGAATGAAGATAATAAATATACAAAAGGCCACTATAAACGAGGCGTTGAATAACTGTGCACAGCTAACTGAGCTAAGGGGTGTGATTAAATGAATGAAAGATCTCTAAGAATATTAGAGTTTAATAAAATAAAAGAGAAAATCAAAAAGTACGCAAGAACAAATGCGGGAAAAGAGCTTATTAATAAGCTTGAACCATATAATAATTTATATGAAATAAATAATAAATTAGAGGAAACTAATGAAGCGCTTGAGATTTTAATTACAAAGGGGAATTTACCACTTGAAGGACTTAGCGATACTCATGAGGGTATTGAAAGAGCTAAAAAAGGTGGTACGTTAAGTCCGGAGCAATTGTTAAGAGTTGGTGGAATGCTTAGAGCTTCTAGAACTACGAAGGAATTTTTTAAAAGAGAAGAAGTAGAAAAAGCATACCCAAGACTTGAAGATTTAGCATTTATATTAGTTCCAATAAAAACATTAGAAGCCGAAATAGAAAGAGCCATAGTTTCAGAGGATGAAATTAGTGATAAAGCTAGTCAAACTCTATATAATATAAGAAGGACTCTTAAGGAAAAAAATTCTTCAGTTAGAGAAAAAATAAGTTCTATAGTGAAGAGTAATTCAAAGTACCTGCAGGATGATTTGTATACCATGAGGGGAGACAGATATGTGCTTCCAGTAAAATCAGAATATAAGAGTCAGGTACCAGGACTTGTACATGATCAAAGCTCAACTGGTGCAACTTTTTTTATTGAGCCTATGAGCTTAGTTAATTTAAATAATGAAATAAGAGAATTAGTTCTTAAGGAGAAGGCTGAAATAGAAAGGATTCTTTCAGAGCTTTCCCAAAAGGTTAAGATGAATGCAGAACAATGCTTAAGCAATTTAAAGGTACTAGTTGAATTAGATTTTATATTTGCAAAAGCAAAATATGCTTCAGCCTTAAATGCAATAAAGCCAATAGTTAATGAAGATGGAACCTTCAGCATTTTGTCGGGAAGACATCCCTTGATTGAAGGTGATAAGGTTGTGCCTTCTGATGTTTATTTAGGAAAAGAATTTCAAACCTTAATGATAACAGGGCCAAATACCGGAGGTAAAACCGTTACTATAAAAACTGTTGGATTACTTCATATTATGGGTCTAAGTGGTCTTTTAATACCAGCTAGAGATAACTCTTCTATTGCCTTATTTAATGAAATTTTTGCTGATATAGGTGATGAACAAAGCATAGAGCAAAGTTTGTCTACATTCTCATCTCATATGACTAATATAGTAAATATTATGAAGCATGTGGATGATAAGTCTTTGGCATTATTTGATGAACTTGGAGCAGGTACAGATCCAGCAGAAGGCGCAGCGCTTGCTGTTTCAATATTGGAAACTCTAAGAAGCAGAGGAGCAAAGCTAATTGCAACTACTCATTATAGCGAACTTAAAGCTTATGCATTAAAGACTGACGGAGTTGAGAATGCTTCAGTTGAATTTGATATAGAAACTTTAAGACCAACCTATAGATTATTAATTGGAGTTCCAGGAAAATCTAATGCTTTTGAAATATCCAAGAGATTAGGGCTTGTAGAAGGTGTAATAAAAAGAGCAAAAGAATATATGTCAGAAGAAAATCTTCAATTTGAGAATTTAATTAGAGAGCTTCAAGAAAAGAGTATAATAGCTAAACAGGAAGCAAGAGAAGCTAGAATGCTTAAAGAACAGGCGGAAGAACTTAAGAAAAAATATGAGGAAAAGCTTGAAAAATTAGATAATACTAGAGAAAAGGCATATATGGATGCTAGACGTGAAGCAAAAGAGATAATATCAAATGCGAAAGATGAAGCAGATGAAATTCTAAAAGCTATGAGAGAACTTGAAAAACTAGGAATATCAAGTGGAGGAAGGCAAAGGCTTGAAGAAGAACGTAAAAAGCTTAAAGATAGTTTAGAAGCAAAAGAAAAAGGAATTCATAATATGAAGGAAAATGAAGGCGAAGCTATAACTAAGGTTAGCCTTGGAATGGAGGCTTTTCTTCCATCATTAAATCAACAAGTAATAGTTACATCTCTTCCAGATAATAAAGGTGAAGTTCAAGTTGAAGCTGGAATCATGAAAATTAATGTTAAATTAAGTGATTTAAGAAAGACAAAAGT harbors:
- a CDS encoding endonuclease MutS2, translated to MNERSLRILEFNKIKEKIKKYARTNAGKELINKLEPYNNLYEINNKLEETNEALEILITKGNLPLEGLSDTHEGIERAKKGGTLSPEQLLRVGGMLRASRTTKEFFKREEVEKAYPRLEDLAFILVPIKTLEAEIERAIVSEDEISDKASQTLYNIRRTLKEKNSSVREKISSIVKSNSKYLQDDLYTMRGDRYVLPVKSEYKSQVPGLVHDQSSTGATFFIEPMSLVNLNNEIRELVLKEKAEIERILSELSQKVKMNAEQCLSNLKVLVELDFIFAKAKYASALNAIKPIVNEDGTFSILSGRHPLIEGDKVVPSDVYLGKEFQTLMITGPNTGGKTVTIKTVGLLHIMGLSGLLIPARDNSSIALFNEIFADIGDEQSIEQSLSTFSSHMTNIVNIMKHVDDKSLALFDELGAGTDPAEGAALAVSILETLRSRGAKLIATTHYSELKAYALKTDGVENASVEFDIETLRPTYRLLIGVPGKSNAFEISKRLGLVEGVIKRAKEYMSEENLQFENLIRELQEKSIIAKQEAREARMLKEQAEELKKKYEEKLEKLDNTREKAYMDARREAKEIISNAKDEADEILKAMRELEKLGISSGGRQRLEEERKKLKDSLEAKEKGIHNMKENEGEAITKVSLGMEAFLPSLNQQVIVTSLPDNKGEVQVEAGIMKINVKLSDLRKTKVTKEEKVRKKREVKLNLSSVESRVDLRGMDAEEACYKADKYLDDAYRANLGEVTIVHGKGTGVLRKAINDMLKRHPHVKSYRLGVYGEGGDGVTMVELKA